The Blastococcus sp. HT6-4 genome window below encodes:
- a CDS encoding 6-phosphofructokinase has translation MRIGILTGGGDCPGLNAVIRAVVRKGVGEHGDDIIGFRDGWRGVMEADSVPLDLAAVRGLLPRGGTVLGTSRTNPYALDDGADRILAALDRLGIDGLVPIGGEDTLGVAGRLADAGVRVVGVPKTIDNDLDATDYTFGFDTAVGVAMEAIDRLHTTGDSHHRALVVEVMGRHAGWIALHAGMAGGANVILIPEHPFDVDAVVRHVEHRFASGFSPIIVVSEGAQATDGDLVLATGQKDAFGHVRLGGMGPALAALIEERTGRESRAVVLGHVQRGGTPSPFDRVLATRFGLAAVDALHAGETGVMVALRGTDIVRVPLSVATAKLKLVPPERYAEAEVFFG, from the coding sequence ATGCGCATCGGCATCCTCACCGGCGGGGGTGACTGCCCGGGGCTCAACGCCGTCATCCGCGCCGTCGTCCGGAAGGGCGTCGGCGAGCACGGCGACGACATCATCGGCTTCCGCGACGGCTGGCGCGGGGTCATGGAGGCCGACAGCGTGCCCCTGGACCTGGCCGCGGTCCGCGGCCTCCTGCCGCGGGGCGGAACCGTGCTCGGGACCTCCCGCACCAACCCCTACGCCCTCGACGACGGCGCCGACCGGATCCTGGCCGCCCTGGACCGCCTGGGGATCGACGGGCTCGTGCCCATCGGGGGCGAGGACACCCTGGGCGTCGCCGGGCGGCTGGCCGACGCCGGCGTCCGGGTGGTCGGCGTGCCGAAGACGATCGACAACGACCTCGACGCGACCGACTACACCTTCGGCTTCGACACCGCCGTCGGCGTCGCGATGGAGGCCATCGACCGGCTGCACACCACCGGTGACAGCCACCACCGCGCGCTCGTGGTGGAGGTGATGGGCCGGCACGCCGGGTGGATCGCGCTGCACGCCGGCATGGCCGGTGGCGCGAACGTCATCCTCATCCCCGAGCACCCGTTCGACGTCGACGCCGTCGTGCGGCACGTGGAGCACCGGTTCGCCTCCGGCTTCTCGCCGATCATCGTGGTGTCGGAGGGCGCCCAGGCCACCGACGGGGACCTGGTGCTCGCCACCGGTCAGAAGGACGCGTTCGGGCACGTGCGGCTCGGCGGGATGGGCCCGGCGCTGGCCGCGCTCATCGAGGAGCGGACCGGGCGCGAGTCGCGCGCGGTCGTCCTCGGCCACGTCCAGCGCGGTGGCACGCCCTCGCCCTTCGACCGGGTGCTGGCCACCCGCTTCGGCCTGGCCGCCGTCGACGCGCTGCACGCGGGGGAGACCGGGGTCATGGTGGCGCTGCGCGGCACCGACATCGTGCGCGTCCCCCTGTCGGTGGCGACGGCGAAGCTGAAGCTCGTGCCGCCGGAGCGGTACGCCGAGGCGGAGGTCTTCTTCGGCTAG
- a CDS encoding methyl-accepting chemotaxis protein, which yields MRWTTLPARATPSSWGIRAKVVALAVTSVAVTGVAMGGVSAWQSSGFADDAARDMDALVAEDISRAARGAYDVVSTQGASTAAKVDSDLATAQYVLEQSGGFSIDDSGSRPVAWDAKNQLTGEVTPLQLPRVLVGGEWLGKNSDAAVPTPVVDTIKSMVGATVTIFQKTPAGDYLRVATNVQAASGARAIGTYIPATNPDGKPNPVASVVGSGQTYRGNAFVVDSWLVSAYAPLFGSGGEVTGVLYVGVKQENLPALREGLQATTIGEHGHIEVYGGTGERAGTVLISPDGIRDGEQLLTAADADGAPYVQQIVDAAVQLQDGEQATVRYVDPEAGPTTVRVSYYAPWDWVIATVARDADFTAAKDALDEGRAAMVWALVVAGVVIAVIGGLIALWVGRRLTQPLVHLRDRMAEIADGEGDLTQRMDDSRGDEVGQLSGAFNRFVDKVACTVRDIHRCAQEVAASAAGVSTVADGLATRASRSRSQAQGAHGVAAEISGSVSSAAAGAEEMGASITEIARSAAEAADVGRQAAALAEETESTIAALGASSAEIGDVVKVISGVAEQTNLLALNATIEAARAGDAGKGFAVVANEVKELAQEAAKASEEIGQRVQGIQTETTAAVRSIARIAEVVRSINDHQTTIASAVEEQTATTRELTRSVAAAADGAGTVTTTLTTVSRDADDSADDVERARSAAQELDGLSRELNRLLAVFTV from the coding sequence ATGCGCTGGACGACCCTGCCCGCCCGGGCGACCCCCTCCTCGTGGGGCATCCGCGCCAAGGTGGTGGCGCTGGCGGTGACCAGTGTCGCCGTGACCGGGGTGGCGATGGGCGGTGTGAGCGCCTGGCAGAGCAGCGGCTTCGCCGACGACGCGGCACGGGACATGGACGCCCTGGTCGCCGAGGACATCAGCCGGGCGGCCCGTGGCGCGTACGACGTCGTCTCCACCCAGGGCGCCTCGACGGCGGCGAAGGTCGACTCCGACCTGGCGACCGCGCAGTACGTGCTGGAGCAGTCCGGCGGGTTCTCGATCGACGACTCCGGCTCGCGACCCGTCGCGTGGGACGCCAAGAACCAGCTGACCGGCGAGGTCACCCCGCTCCAGCTGCCGCGCGTCCTGGTGGGCGGCGAGTGGCTGGGCAAGAACAGCGACGCCGCCGTCCCCACCCCCGTGGTCGACACGATCAAGTCGATGGTCGGGGCGACGGTGACGATCTTCCAGAAGACGCCCGCCGGCGACTACCTCCGCGTGGCGACCAACGTCCAGGCCGCCTCGGGCGCCCGGGCCATCGGGACCTACATCCCCGCCACCAACCCCGACGGCAAGCCCAACCCGGTCGCCTCCGTGGTCGGCAGCGGGCAGACCTACCGGGGCAACGCGTTCGTCGTCGACTCCTGGCTGGTGTCGGCCTACGCCCCGCTCTTCGGCTCCGGCGGCGAGGTGACCGGCGTGCTCTACGTCGGCGTGAAGCAGGAGAACCTGCCGGCGCTGCGCGAGGGTCTGCAGGCCACGACCATCGGCGAGCACGGCCACATCGAGGTCTACGGCGGAACCGGTGAGCGCGCCGGCACCGTCCTGATCAGCCCTGACGGGATCCGGGACGGCGAGCAGCTCCTGACGGCCGCGGACGCCGACGGCGCACCGTACGTGCAGCAGATCGTCGACGCCGCGGTCCAGCTGCAGGACGGCGAGCAGGCGACCGTCCGCTACGTCGACCCCGAGGCGGGTCCGACGACGGTGCGCGTCTCCTACTACGCCCCCTGGGACTGGGTGATCGCCACCGTGGCCCGCGACGCCGACTTCACCGCGGCGAAGGACGCGCTCGACGAGGGCCGCGCGGCCATGGTGTGGGCATTGGTGGTCGCCGGCGTGGTCATCGCCGTGATCGGTGGGCTGATCGCGCTGTGGGTCGGGCGCCGGCTCACCCAGCCGCTCGTGCACCTGCGCGACCGCATGGCCGAGATCGCCGACGGCGAGGGCGACCTGACCCAGCGCATGGACGACTCGCGCGGGGACGAGGTCGGGCAGCTGTCGGGCGCGTTCAACCGCTTCGTCGACAAGGTCGCCTGCACGGTCCGCGACATCCACCGGTGCGCGCAGGAGGTCGCCGCCTCCGCGGCCGGGGTCTCCACCGTCGCCGACGGCCTGGCCACGCGGGCGTCGCGCAGCCGGAGCCAGGCGCAGGGCGCGCACGGCGTCGCTGCGGAGATCAGCGGCAGCGTGTCCTCGGCCGCGGCGGGCGCGGAGGAGATGGGGGCCTCCATCACCGAGATCGCCCGCAGCGCCGCCGAGGCCGCGGACGTGGGCCGGCAGGCCGCCGCGCTCGCCGAGGAGACCGAGTCGACCATCGCCGCGCTCGGCGCCAGCTCGGCCGAGATCGGCGACGTGGTCAAGGTCATCTCGGGAGTGGCGGAGCAGACGAACCTGCTCGCGCTCAACGCCACGATCGAGGCGGCGCGCGCCGGCGACGCGGGCAAGGGCTTCGCCGTCGTCGCCAACGAGGTCAAGGAGCTCGCGCAGGAGGCGGCCAAGGCCAGCGAGGAGATCGGCCAGCGGGTGCAGGGCATCCAGACCGAGACCACGGCAGCGGTGCGCTCCATCGCCCGCATCGCCGAGGTGGTCCGCTCGATCAACGACCACCAGACGACGATCGCCAGCGCCGTCGAGGAGCAGACGGCCACCACCCGCGAGCTCACCCGCAGCGTCGCCGCCGCGGCCGACGGCGCCGGGACGGTGACCACGACGCTCACCACGGTCAGCCGGGACGCCGACGACAGCGCCGACGACGTCGAGCGGGCGCGGTCGGCGGCGCAGGAGCTCGACGGCCTGTCCCGCGAGCTCAACCGGCTGCTGGCGGTCTTCACCGTCTAG
- a CDS encoding GntG family PLP-dependent aldolase, protein MAEHSLVDLRSDTVTRPTPAMRRVMADAEVGDDVYGEDPSITALEERVAAMFGHEAGLFVPSGTMGNQIGMRLVCEPGQEVLCDADAHVVTYEMGAAAAIFGISTRTVVSAGGRLDAAQLIEQVRPRDNWHLTGTAAIAVENSHNRGGGLVQPLAELQELWNWSRRSGVAVHLDGARVWNASVAAGVDLLTYGRLADTASVCLSKGLGAPVGSVLVASAERIATARLWRKRLGGGMRQAGVLAAAGLHALDHHLPRLAEDHEHARLLAKRLGVDPASVETNMVVLDDVDAPMLAEAAKAQGVLISQVSARRIRLVTHLDVDRAGIDRAADLLGGLLDR, encoded by the coding sequence GTGGCTGAGCACTCCCTGGTCGACCTCCGGTCGGACACCGTCACCCGGCCGACCCCGGCGATGCGCCGGGTGATGGCCGATGCCGAGGTCGGCGACGACGTCTACGGCGAGGACCCGTCGATCACCGCGCTCGAGGAGCGGGTGGCGGCGATGTTCGGGCACGAGGCGGGGCTGTTCGTGCCGTCGGGCACCATGGGCAACCAGATCGGCATGCGCCTGGTCTGCGAGCCGGGCCAGGAGGTGCTCTGCGACGCCGACGCGCACGTCGTCACCTACGAGATGGGCGCGGCCGCGGCGATCTTCGGCATCTCCACCCGCACCGTCGTCTCGGCGGGTGGCCGGCTCGACGCGGCGCAGCTCATCGAGCAGGTCCGGCCGCGGGACAACTGGCACCTGACCGGCACCGCCGCGATCGCGGTGGAGAACTCGCACAACCGGGGCGGCGGGCTCGTCCAGCCCCTGGCCGAGCTGCAGGAGCTCTGGAACTGGTCGCGCCGCTCCGGGGTCGCCGTCCACCTCGACGGCGCCCGGGTCTGGAACGCCTCGGTGGCCGCCGGCGTCGACCTGCTCACCTACGGCCGGCTGGCCGACACCGCATCGGTGTGCCTGTCCAAGGGGCTGGGCGCGCCCGTCGGCTCGGTCCTCGTGGCCTCGGCCGAACGGATCGCGACCGCGCGACTGTGGCGCAAGCGGCTCGGCGGCGGCATGCGGCAGGCCGGGGTGCTCGCCGCGGCCGGCCTGCACGCGCTGGACCACCACCTGCCGAGGCTGGCCGAGGACCACGAGCACGCCCGGCTGCTGGCCAAGCGGCTCGGCGTCGACCCGGCGTCGGTGGAGACCAACATGGTCGTCCTCGACGACGTCGACGCGCCGATGCTGGCCGAGGCGGCCAAGGCGCAGGGCGTGCTGATCTCCCAGGTGAGCGCCCGGAGGATCCGGCTGGTCACCCACCTCGACGTCGACCGCGCCGGCATCGACCGCGCCGCCGACCTCCTCGGAGGGCTGCTCGACCGCTGA
- a CDS encoding NmrA family NAD(P)-binding protein — MMPQVTPSSAGSRPVAVTGATGALGGRVVARLAAAGVPLRLVVRDPGRAPRPAGAEIVANPGGYADGPGLTAALTGTDTLYLVSAAESEDRLREHLTAVDAAAAAGVRRIVYTSFVGAAPGAVFTLARQHAATEAAIAATGLRHTVLRHGMYADFVAFFATVEDDGTAVIAAPAGNGRVGFVSRDDLADVAAAVLLDDSPALDGAVLDVTGPEALSLAEAAAVLTEVTGRRAEYREQTVEEAWATRRPTGAPDWEIAGWVSSYLAIAAGELATVSDVVPALTGHPARTLAEHLRAHPGDWSALR, encoded by the coding sequence ATGATGCCGCAGGTCACGCCCTCATCGGCGGGTTCGCGTCCCGTCGCCGTCACCGGAGCGACGGGGGCGCTCGGCGGGCGCGTCGTGGCCCGCCTCGCCGCCGCCGGGGTGCCGTTGCGGTTGGTCGTCCGCGATCCGGGCCGGGCCCCGCGGCCCGCCGGGGCCGAGATCGTGGCGAATCCTGGCGGCTACGCCGACGGACCGGGACTGACCGCCGCGCTCACCGGCACCGACACCCTCTACCTGGTCTCGGCCGCGGAGTCCGAGGACCGGCTGCGCGAGCACCTCACCGCCGTCGACGCCGCCGCGGCCGCGGGGGTGCGCCGGATCGTCTACACCTCGTTCGTGGGGGCCGCGCCCGGCGCCGTCTTCACCCTCGCCCGCCAGCACGCGGCGACGGAGGCCGCCATCGCCGCCACCGGCCTGCGCCACACGGTCCTGAGGCACGGCATGTACGCGGACTTCGTGGCGTTCTTCGCCACCGTCGAGGACGACGGGACGGCGGTGATCGCCGCGCCCGCGGGGAACGGCCGGGTCGGCTTCGTCTCCCGGGACGACCTCGCCGACGTCGCCGCGGCGGTGCTGCTCGACGACTCCCCCGCGCTCGACGGCGCCGTCCTCGACGTGACCGGACCCGAGGCCCTGAGCCTCGCCGAGGCCGCCGCGGTGCTGACCGAGGTGACCGGTCGGCGCGCCGAGTACCGCGAGCAGACCGTCGAGGAGGCGTGGGCCACGCGCCGGCCCACCGGCGCGCCGGACTGGGAGATCGCGGGCTGGGTCTCCAGCTACCTGGCCATCGCCGCCGGCGAGCTGGCCACGGTCAGCGACGTCGTCCCGGCGCTGACCGGCCACCCCGCCCGGACACTCGCCGAGCACCTGCGCGCCCACCCCGGGGACTGGTCGGCACTGCGGTAG
- a CDS encoding class II 3-deoxy-7-phosphoheptulonate synthase, translated as MSLPESTQTVPGLDRWRDLPAAQQPRWPDRAALDAVLETLSTVPPIVAPTEVDTLRAQLAEVAQGKAFLLQGGDCAETFDLNTEPHLQATTRTLLQMAVVLTYGASVPVVKVGRVAGQYAKPRSSDTDALGLPSYRGDMVNDLEPVLEKRIPDPYRLVRAYANSAAAMNMIRAYARGGLADLHAVHDWNRDFVASSPAGVRYEVIAREIDRALAFMRACGIDSDALRGVELYNSHEALILDYERALLRMHEGRPYALSAHFVWVGERTRQMDGAHIEFVSKLANPIGVKIGPTTTPEQATELVERLDPDGVPGKLTLISRMGNGKIRDVLPAIVEKVTASGHQVVWQCDPMHGNTHESPTGYKTRHFDRVVDEVLGFFDVHRALGTWPGGIHVELTGEDVTECLGGAMEISDEDLNSRYETACDPRLNTGQSLELAFLVAEMLRG; from the coding sequence GTGAGTCTCCCCGAATCTACGCAGACGGTGCCCGGCCTGGACCGGTGGCGGGACCTGCCCGCCGCCCAGCAGCCGCGGTGGCCCGACCGCGCCGCCCTCGACGCCGTCCTGGAGACGCTCTCCACGGTGCCGCCGATCGTCGCCCCCACCGAGGTCGACACGCTGCGCGCCCAGCTGGCCGAGGTTGCCCAGGGCAAGGCCTTCCTGCTGCAGGGCGGGGACTGCGCCGAGACCTTCGACCTGAACACCGAGCCGCACCTGCAGGCCACGACGCGCACCCTGCTGCAGATGGCCGTCGTCCTCACCTACGGCGCCAGCGTGCCGGTGGTGAAGGTCGGCCGGGTGGCCGGGCAGTACGCCAAGCCCCGCTCGTCGGACACCGACGCCCTGGGGCTGCCCTCCTACCGCGGCGACATGGTCAACGACCTGGAGCCGGTGCTGGAGAAGCGGATCCCCGACCCGTACCGGCTGGTGCGCGCCTACGCCAACTCGGCCGCGGCCATGAACATGATCCGGGCCTACGCCCGCGGCGGGCTGGCCGACCTGCACGCCGTGCACGACTGGAACAGGGACTTCGTCGCCAGCTCCCCGGCCGGGGTGCGCTACGAGGTCATCGCCCGCGAGATCGACCGGGCGCTGGCGTTCATGCGGGCCTGCGGCATCGACTCCGACGCGCTGCGCGGGGTGGAGCTGTACAACTCCCACGAGGCGCTCATCCTCGACTACGAGCGGGCGTTGCTGCGCATGCACGAGGGCCGCCCGTACGCGCTCTCGGCCCACTTCGTCTGGGTGGGGGAGCGCACCCGGCAGATGGACGGCGCGCACATCGAGTTCGTCTCGAAGCTGGCCAACCCGATCGGCGTCAAGATCGGGCCGACGACGACGCCCGAGCAGGCGACCGAGCTGGTGGAGCGGCTCGACCCCGACGGCGTGCCGGGCAAGCTGACGCTGATCAGCCGGATGGGCAACGGCAAGATCCGCGACGTCCTGCCGGCCATCGTGGAGAAGGTGACCGCGAGCGGCCACCAGGTGGTGTGGCAGTGCGACCCCATGCACGGCAACACCCACGAGTCTCCGACCGGCTACAAGACCCGCCACTTCGACCGCGTCGTCGACGAGGTGCTCGGCTTCTTCGACGTCCACCGGGCACTCGGCACCTGGCCCGGCGGCATCCACGTCGAGCTCACCGGTGAGGACGTCACCGAGTGCCTCGGCGGGGCCATGGAGATCAGCGACGAGGACCTCAACAGCCGGTACGAGACCGCCTGCGACCCGCGGCTGAACACCGGGCAGTCGCTGGAGCTGGCGTTCCTCGTCGCGGAGATGCTGCGTGGCTGA